A single window of Mugil cephalus isolate CIBA_MC_2020 chromosome 1, CIBA_Mcephalus_1.1, whole genome shotgun sequence DNA harbors:
- the LOC125004759 gene encoding sushi, von Willebrand factor type A, EGF and pentraxin domain-containing protein 1-like isoform X3: MGISAFLLLSSIGLAIPIQAQDCSRPLGNPNTRLSDANILLQTFPDGTQVSFVCEVGYLRAGGSPQITCTAGVWSTLMLKCERKNCGALGEVSNGDVDYPEGTLFGDKAVISCNDGYMLVGRNEITCGDRGWDSRLPVCQEMTCESPPVVTDATFSPDKETYGNRESVKYTCKSGYTLNGTAHLFCSDGGIFTPDPPTCVRVQCYEPSVANAEWVRGSRPPYGYLSAVTYQCRPGYKMNGESTLTCGINSQWLPGIPTCERKNCGALGNVSNGDVDYPQGTLFGDKAVISCNDGFKLVGKKEITCGDLGWDSMLPVCQEVTCDSPPVVTDATFSPNKETYGNRESVKYTCKNGYTLNGTPQLFCSNDGIFTPDPPTCVTQDCSKPLGNPNTRLSDAHILLQTFPDGTQVSFVCEVGYSRAGGSPQITCTAGVWSTLMLKCERKNCGSLGNVSNGDVDYPEGTLFGDKAVISCNDGFMLVGKKEITCGDKGWDSNLPTCEVVTCKSPPVVTDATFSPNKETYGYRESVKYTCKSGYTLNGTAHLFCLDGRFTPDPPTCVRVQCFEPNVANADWAGGSRPPYGHLSTVTYQCNPGYKMNGESTLTCGMNSQWLPRIPTCERVQCYEPSVANAEWAGGSRAPYGHLSTVTYQCKPGYKMNGEPTLTCGINSQWLPSIPTCERIQCYEPNVANADWAGGSRPPYGYLSTVSYQCKPGYKMNGEPTLTCGMNSQWLPRIPACELKVLKKLLTLMAK; this comes from the exons ATGGGTATCAGTGCCTTCCTTCTACTGAGCAGCATTGGCCTTGCCATTCCAATCCAAG CCCAAGACTGTTCCAGACCTCTTGGAAATCCAAACACGAGATTGAGTGACGCAAACATTCTTTTACAAACCTTCCCTGATGGGACACaagtttcctttgtgtgtgaagTTGGTTACTTACGTGCAGGAGGATCCCCACAAATTACCTGTACTGCTGGAGTGTGGAGTACCCTGATGCTCAAATGCGAGA ggaAGAACTGTGGCGCTCTTGGAGAAGTGTCAAATGGAGATGTTGATTACCCTGAAGGGACTCTGTTTGGAGATAAAGCCGTGATCTCTTGTAATGATGG TTACATGTTGGTTGGAAGAAATGAAATCACTTGTGGAGATCGAGGGTGGGACAGCAGGTTGCCTGTATGTCAAG agatGACTTGTGAGTCACCACCTGTGGTTACAGATGCTACATTCAGTCCAGACAAAGAAACCTATGGCAATCGTGAAAGTGTAAAGTACACTTGTAAAAGTGGTTACACACTCAATGGGAcagcacatttgttttgttcgGATGGTGGAATATTTACACCTGATCCTCCAACATGTGTTA GGGTTCAGTGTTATGAACCCAGTGTTGCTAATGCTGAATGGGTAAGGGGATCTCGACCTCCATATGGATACTTGTCTGCTGTGACGTACCAGTGCAGACCTGGATACAAGATGAACGGAGAGTCCACCCTGACATGTGGAATAAATAGTCAGTGGTTACCAGGAATTCCAACATGTGAAA ggaAGAACTGTGGCGCTCTTGGAAACGTGTCAAATGGAGATGTTGATTACCCTCAAGGGACTCTGTTTGGAGATAAAGCTGTGATCTCTTGTAACGATGG TTTCAAGTtggttggaaaaaaagaaatcacttgTGGAGATCTAGGGTGGGACAGCATGTTGCCTGTATGTCAAG aggTGACTTGTGATTCACCACCTGTGGTTACAGATGCTACATTCAGTCCAAACAAAGAAACCTATGGCAATCGTGAAAGTGTAAAGTACACTTGTAAAAATGGTTACACACTCAATGGGACACCACAATTGTTTTGTTCAAATGATGGAATATTCACACCTGATCCTCCAACATGTGTTA CCCAAGACTGTTCCAAACCTCTTGGAAATCCAAACACGAGACTGAGTGACGCACACATTCTTTTACAAACCTTCCCTGATGGGACACaagtttcctttgtgtgtgaagTTGGTTACTCACGTGCAGGAGGATCCCCACAAATTACCTGTACTGCTGGAGTGTGGAGTACCCTGATGCTCAAATGCGAGA ggaAGAACTGTGGCTCTCTTGGAAACGTGTCAAATGGAGATGTTGATTACCCTGAAGGGACTCTGTTTGGAGATAAAGCCGTGATCTCTTGTAACGATGG tttcatgttggttggaaaaaaagaaatcacttgTGGAGATAAAGGGTGGGACAGCAACTTGCCTACATGTGAAG tggTGACTTGTAAGTCACCACCTGTGGTTACAGATGCTACATTCAGTCCAAACAAAGAAACCTATGGCTATCGTGAAAGTGTAAAGTACACTTGTAAAAGTGGTTACACACTCAATGGGAcagcacatttgttttgtttggatgGTAGATTCACACCTGATCCTCCAACATGTGTTA GGGTTCAGTGTTTTGAACCCAATGTTGCTAATGCTGACTGGGCAGGTGGATCTCGACCTCCATATGGACACTTGTCTACTGTGACGTACCAGTGCAATCCTGGATACAAGATGAATGGAGAATCCACCCTGACATGTGGAATGAACAGTCAATGGTTACCAAGAATTCCAACATGTGAAA GGGTTCAGTGTTACGAACCCAGTGTTGCTAATGCTGAATGGGCGGGTGGATCTCGAGCTCCATATGGACACTTGTCTACTGTGACGTACCAGTGCAAACCTGGATACAAGATGAACGGAGAACCCACCCTGACATGTGGAATAAATAGTCAGTGGTTACCAAGTATTCCAACATGTGAAA GGATTCAGTGTTACGAACCCAATGTTGCTAATGCTGACTGGGCAGGTGGATCCAGACCTCCATATGGATACTTGTCTACTGTGTCGTACCAGTGCAAACCTGGATACAAGATGAACGGAGAACCCACCCTGACATGTGGAATGAACAGTCAATGGTTACCAAGAATTCCAGCATGTGAACTTAAAGTCTTAAAGAAACTGCTTACATTAatggctaaataa
- the LOC125004759 gene encoding complement component receptor 1-like protein isoform X4 — translation MGISAFLLLSSIGLAIPIQAQDCSRPLGNPNTRLSDANILLQTFPDGTQVSFVCEVGYLRAGGSPQITCTAGVWSTLMLKCERKNCGALGEVSNGDVDYPEGTLFGDKAVISCNDGYMLVGRNEITCGDRGWDSRLPVCQEMTCESPPVVTDATFSPDKETYGNRESVKYTCKSGYTLNGTAHLFCSDGGIFTPDPPTCVRVQCYEPSVANAEWVRGSRPPYGYLSAVTYQCRPGYKMNGESTLTCGINSQWLPGIPTCERKNCGSLGNVSNGDVDYPEGTLFGDKAVISCNDGFMLVGKKEITCGDKGWDSNLPTCEVVTCKSPPVVTDATFSPNKETYGYRESVKYTCKSGYTLNGTAHLFCLDGRFTPDPPTCVRVQCFEPNVANADWAGGSRPPYGHLSTVTYQCNPGYKMNGESTLTCGMNSQWLPRIPTCERVQCYEPSVANAEWAGGSRAPYGHLSTVTYQCKPGYKMNGEPTLTCGINSQWLPSIPTCEKVLTTTTASTTTTTSNTPHSSKKPTASTPAATTTANTPVTPKTPTNTPVTPKTPTNTPVTPKTPTNTPVTPKTPTNTPVTPKTPTGPVTPTPPTGRGITHIVVPIVVVLVILGVIIATFIVMKKKRKGSRRGKTDKKSTNAEEDVALSVRRQILKHTHLCQMKRDRRFYQLLLLMFTLACSYPLFLFSASKEGLLAALN, via the exons ATGGGTATCAGTGCCTTCCTTCTACTGAGCAGCATTGGCCTTGCCATTCCAATCCAAG CCCAAGACTGTTCCAGACCTCTTGGAAATCCAAACACGAGATTGAGTGACGCAAACATTCTTTTACAAACCTTCCCTGATGGGACACaagtttcctttgtgtgtgaagTTGGTTACTTACGTGCAGGAGGATCCCCACAAATTACCTGTACTGCTGGAGTGTGGAGTACCCTGATGCTCAAATGCGAGA ggaAGAACTGTGGCGCTCTTGGAGAAGTGTCAAATGGAGATGTTGATTACCCTGAAGGGACTCTGTTTGGAGATAAAGCCGTGATCTCTTGTAATGATGG TTACATGTTGGTTGGAAGAAATGAAATCACTTGTGGAGATCGAGGGTGGGACAGCAGGTTGCCTGTATGTCAAG agatGACTTGTGAGTCACCACCTGTGGTTACAGATGCTACATTCAGTCCAGACAAAGAAACCTATGGCAATCGTGAAAGTGTAAAGTACACTTGTAAAAGTGGTTACACACTCAATGGGAcagcacatttgttttgttcgGATGGTGGAATATTTACACCTGATCCTCCAACATGTGTTA GGGTTCAGTGTTATGAACCCAGTGTTGCTAATGCTGAATGGGTAAGGGGATCTCGACCTCCATATGGATACTTGTCTGCTGTGACGTACCAGTGCAGACCTGGATACAAGATGAACGGAGAGTCCACCCTGACATGTGGAATAAATAGTCAGTGGTTACCAGGAATTCCAACATGTGAAA ggaAGAACTGTGGCTCTCTTGGAAACGTGTCAAATGGAGATGTTGATTACCCTGAAGGGACTCTGTTTGGAGATAAAGCCGTGATCTCTTGTAACGATGG tttcatgttggttggaaaaaaagaaatcacttgTGGAGATAAAGGGTGGGACAGCAACTTGCCTACATGTGAAG tggTGACTTGTAAGTCACCACCTGTGGTTACAGATGCTACATTCAGTCCAAACAAAGAAACCTATGGCTATCGTGAAAGTGTAAAGTACACTTGTAAAAGTGGTTACACACTCAATGGGAcagcacatttgttttgtttggatgGTAGATTCACACCTGATCCTCCAACATGTGTTA GGGTTCAGTGTTTTGAACCCAATGTTGCTAATGCTGACTGGGCAGGTGGATCTCGACCTCCATATGGACACTTGTCTACTGTGACGTACCAGTGCAATCCTGGATACAAGATGAATGGAGAATCCACCCTGACATGTGGAATGAACAGTCAATGGTTACCAAGAATTCCAACATGTGAAA GGGTTCAGTGTTACGAACCCAGTGTTGCTAATGCTGAATGGGCGGGTGGATCTCGAGCTCCATATGGACACTTGTCTACTGTGACGTACCAGTGCAAACCTGGATACAAGATGAACGGAGAACCCACCCTGACATGTGGAATAAATAGTCAGTGGTTACCAAGTATTCCAACATGTGAAA AAGTCCTTACCACCACTACTGCCTCCACTACTACAACCACTTCTAACACTCCTCACAGCTCAAAGAAACCAACAG CCAGCACCCCTGCTGCCACTACCACTGCTAACACTCCTGTTACTCCAAAGACACCAACTAACACTCCTGTTACTCCAAAGACACCAACTAACACTCCTGTTACTCCAAAGACACCAACTAACACTCCTGTTACTCCAAAGACACCAACTAACACTCCTGTTACTCCAAAGACACCAACAG GTCCTGTGACCCCAACTCCTCCCACGG gcCGTGGAATTACCCACATTGTGGTgcccattgttgttgttttag TAATCTTAGGTGTTATTATCGCCACCTTCATCgtcatgaagaagaagagaaaagg CTCTCGGAGAggcaaaactgacaaaaagtcTACAAATGCCGAGGAGGATGTAGCACTCTCGGTAAGGAGACAGATCCTCAAGCACACTCACTTATGTCAAATGAAGAGAGACAGACGCTTCTATCAGTTGTTGCTGTTAATGTTCACGCTTGCCTGTTCTTACCCCCTGTTCTTATTTTCAGCTTCCAAAGAAGGACTGTTGGCTGccttaaattaa
- the LOC125004759 gene encoding complement receptor type 1-like isoform X6: MGISAFLLLSSIGLAIPIQAQDCSRPLGNPNTRLSDANILLQTFPDGTQVSFVCEVGYLRAGGSPQITCTAGVWSTLMLKCERKNCGALGEVSNGDVDYPEGTLFGDKAVISCNDGYMLVGRNEITCGDRGWDSRLPVCQEMTCESPPVVTDATFSPDKETYGNRESVKYTCKSGYTLNGTAHLFCSDGGIFTPDPPTCVRVQCYEPSVANAEWVRGSRPPYGYLSAVTYQCRPGYKMNGESTLTCGINSQWLPGIPTCERKNCGALGNVSNGDVDYPQGTLFGDKAVISCNDGFKLVGKKEITCGDLGWDSMLPVCQEVTCDSPPVVTDATFSPNKETYGNRESVKYTCKNGYTLNGTPQLFCSNDGIFTPDPPTCVTQDCSKPLGNPNTRLSDAHILLQTFPDGTQVSFVCEVGYSRAGGSPQITCTAGVWSTLMLKCERKNCGSLGNVSNGDVDYPEGTLFGDKAVISCNDGFMLVGKKEITCGDKGWDSNLPTCEVVTCKSPPVVTDATFSPNKETYGYRESVKYTCKSGYTLNGTAHLFCLDGRFTPDPPTCVRVQCFEPNVANADWAGGSRPPYGHLSTVTYQCNPGYKMNGESTLTCGMNSQWLPRIPTCERIQCYEPNVANADWAGGSRPPYGYLSTVSYQCKPGYKMNGEPTLTCGMNSQWLPRIPACELKVLKKLLTLMAK, encoded by the exons ATGGGTATCAGTGCCTTCCTTCTACTGAGCAGCATTGGCCTTGCCATTCCAATCCAAG CCCAAGACTGTTCCAGACCTCTTGGAAATCCAAACACGAGATTGAGTGACGCAAACATTCTTTTACAAACCTTCCCTGATGGGACACaagtttcctttgtgtgtgaagTTGGTTACTTACGTGCAGGAGGATCCCCACAAATTACCTGTACTGCTGGAGTGTGGAGTACCCTGATGCTCAAATGCGAGA ggaAGAACTGTGGCGCTCTTGGAGAAGTGTCAAATGGAGATGTTGATTACCCTGAAGGGACTCTGTTTGGAGATAAAGCCGTGATCTCTTGTAATGATGG TTACATGTTGGTTGGAAGAAATGAAATCACTTGTGGAGATCGAGGGTGGGACAGCAGGTTGCCTGTATGTCAAG agatGACTTGTGAGTCACCACCTGTGGTTACAGATGCTACATTCAGTCCAGACAAAGAAACCTATGGCAATCGTGAAAGTGTAAAGTACACTTGTAAAAGTGGTTACACACTCAATGGGAcagcacatttgttttgttcgGATGGTGGAATATTTACACCTGATCCTCCAACATGTGTTA GGGTTCAGTGTTATGAACCCAGTGTTGCTAATGCTGAATGGGTAAGGGGATCTCGACCTCCATATGGATACTTGTCTGCTGTGACGTACCAGTGCAGACCTGGATACAAGATGAACGGAGAGTCCACCCTGACATGTGGAATAAATAGTCAGTGGTTACCAGGAATTCCAACATGTGAAA ggaAGAACTGTGGCGCTCTTGGAAACGTGTCAAATGGAGATGTTGATTACCCTCAAGGGACTCTGTTTGGAGATAAAGCTGTGATCTCTTGTAACGATGG TTTCAAGTtggttggaaaaaaagaaatcacttgTGGAGATCTAGGGTGGGACAGCATGTTGCCTGTATGTCAAG aggTGACTTGTGATTCACCACCTGTGGTTACAGATGCTACATTCAGTCCAAACAAAGAAACCTATGGCAATCGTGAAAGTGTAAAGTACACTTGTAAAAATGGTTACACACTCAATGGGACACCACAATTGTTTTGTTCAAATGATGGAATATTCACACCTGATCCTCCAACATGTGTTA CCCAAGACTGTTCCAAACCTCTTGGAAATCCAAACACGAGACTGAGTGACGCACACATTCTTTTACAAACCTTCCCTGATGGGACACaagtttcctttgtgtgtgaagTTGGTTACTCACGTGCAGGAGGATCCCCACAAATTACCTGTACTGCTGGAGTGTGGAGTACCCTGATGCTCAAATGCGAGA ggaAGAACTGTGGCTCTCTTGGAAACGTGTCAAATGGAGATGTTGATTACCCTGAAGGGACTCTGTTTGGAGATAAAGCCGTGATCTCTTGTAACGATGG tttcatgttggttggaaaaaaagaaatcacttgTGGAGATAAAGGGTGGGACAGCAACTTGCCTACATGTGAAG tggTGACTTGTAAGTCACCACCTGTGGTTACAGATGCTACATTCAGTCCAAACAAAGAAACCTATGGCTATCGTGAAAGTGTAAAGTACACTTGTAAAAGTGGTTACACACTCAATGGGAcagcacatttgttttgtttggatgGTAGATTCACACCTGATCCTCCAACATGTGTTA GGGTTCAGTGTTTTGAACCCAATGTTGCTAATGCTGACTGGGCAGGTGGATCTCGACCTCCATATGGACACTTGTCTACTGTGACGTACCAGTGCAATCCTGGATACAAGATGAATGGAGAATCCACCCTGACATGTGGAATGAACAGTCAATGGTTACCAAGAATTCCAACATGTGAAA GGATTCAGTGTTACGAACCCAATGTTGCTAATGCTGACTGGGCAGGTGGATCCAGACCTCCATATGGATACTTGTCTACTGTGTCGTACCAGTGCAAACCTGGATACAAGATGAACGGAGAACCCACCCTGACATGTGGAATGAACAGTCAATGGTTACCAAGAATTCCAGCATGTGAACTTAAAGTCTTAAAGAAACTGCTTACATTAatggctaaataa
- the LOC125004759 gene encoding complement receptor type 1-like isoform X1, whose translation MGISAFLLLSSIGLAIPIQAQDCSRPLGNPNTRLSDANILLQTFPDGTQVSFVCEVGYLRAGGSPQITCTAGVWSTLMLKCERKNCGALGEVSNGDVDYPEGTLFGDKAVISCNDGYMLVGRNEITCGDRGWDSRLPVCQEMTCESPPVVTDATFSPDKETYGNRESVKYTCKSGYTLNGTAHLFCSDGGIFTPDPPTCVRVQCYEPSVANAEWVRGSRPPYGYLSAVTYQCRPGYKMNGESTLTCGINSQWLPGIPTCERKNCGALGNVSNGDVDYPQGTLFGDKAVISCNDGFKLVGKKEITCGDLGWDSMLPVCQEVTCDSPPVVTDATFSPNKETYGNRESVKYTCKNGYTLNGTPQLFCSNDGIFTPDPPTCVTQDCSKPLGNPNTRLSDAHILLQTFPDGTQVSFVCEVGYSRAGGSPQITCTAGVWSTLMLKCERKNCGSLGNVSNGDVDYPEGTLFGDKAVISCNDGFMLVGKKEITCGDKGWDSNLPTCEVVTCKSPPVVTDATFSPNKETYGYRESVKYTCKSGYTLNGTAHLFCLDGRFTPDPPTCVRVQCFEPNVANADWAGGSRPPYGHLSTVTYQCNPGYKMNGESTLTCGMNSQWLPRIPTCERVQCYEPSVANAEWAGGSRAPYGHLSTVTYQCKPGYKMNGEPTLTCGINSQWLPSIPTCEKVLTTTTASTTTTTSNTPHSSKKPTASTPAATTTANTPVTPKTPTNTPVTPKTPTNTPVTPKTPTNTPVTPKTPTNTPVTPKTPTGPVTPTPPTGRGITHIVVPIVVVLVILGVIIATFIVMKKKRKGSRRGKTDKKSTNAEEDVALS comes from the exons ATGGGTATCAGTGCCTTCCTTCTACTGAGCAGCATTGGCCTTGCCATTCCAATCCAAG CCCAAGACTGTTCCAGACCTCTTGGAAATCCAAACACGAGATTGAGTGACGCAAACATTCTTTTACAAACCTTCCCTGATGGGACACaagtttcctttgtgtgtgaagTTGGTTACTTACGTGCAGGAGGATCCCCACAAATTACCTGTACTGCTGGAGTGTGGAGTACCCTGATGCTCAAATGCGAGA ggaAGAACTGTGGCGCTCTTGGAGAAGTGTCAAATGGAGATGTTGATTACCCTGAAGGGACTCTGTTTGGAGATAAAGCCGTGATCTCTTGTAATGATGG TTACATGTTGGTTGGAAGAAATGAAATCACTTGTGGAGATCGAGGGTGGGACAGCAGGTTGCCTGTATGTCAAG agatGACTTGTGAGTCACCACCTGTGGTTACAGATGCTACATTCAGTCCAGACAAAGAAACCTATGGCAATCGTGAAAGTGTAAAGTACACTTGTAAAAGTGGTTACACACTCAATGGGAcagcacatttgttttgttcgGATGGTGGAATATTTACACCTGATCCTCCAACATGTGTTA GGGTTCAGTGTTATGAACCCAGTGTTGCTAATGCTGAATGGGTAAGGGGATCTCGACCTCCATATGGATACTTGTCTGCTGTGACGTACCAGTGCAGACCTGGATACAAGATGAACGGAGAGTCCACCCTGACATGTGGAATAAATAGTCAGTGGTTACCAGGAATTCCAACATGTGAAA ggaAGAACTGTGGCGCTCTTGGAAACGTGTCAAATGGAGATGTTGATTACCCTCAAGGGACTCTGTTTGGAGATAAAGCTGTGATCTCTTGTAACGATGG TTTCAAGTtggttggaaaaaaagaaatcacttgTGGAGATCTAGGGTGGGACAGCATGTTGCCTGTATGTCAAG aggTGACTTGTGATTCACCACCTGTGGTTACAGATGCTACATTCAGTCCAAACAAAGAAACCTATGGCAATCGTGAAAGTGTAAAGTACACTTGTAAAAATGGTTACACACTCAATGGGACACCACAATTGTTTTGTTCAAATGATGGAATATTCACACCTGATCCTCCAACATGTGTTA CCCAAGACTGTTCCAAACCTCTTGGAAATCCAAACACGAGACTGAGTGACGCACACATTCTTTTACAAACCTTCCCTGATGGGACACaagtttcctttgtgtgtgaagTTGGTTACTCACGTGCAGGAGGATCCCCACAAATTACCTGTACTGCTGGAGTGTGGAGTACCCTGATGCTCAAATGCGAGA ggaAGAACTGTGGCTCTCTTGGAAACGTGTCAAATGGAGATGTTGATTACCCTGAAGGGACTCTGTTTGGAGATAAAGCCGTGATCTCTTGTAACGATGG tttcatgttggttggaaaaaaagaaatcacttgTGGAGATAAAGGGTGGGACAGCAACTTGCCTACATGTGAAG tggTGACTTGTAAGTCACCACCTGTGGTTACAGATGCTACATTCAGTCCAAACAAAGAAACCTATGGCTATCGTGAAAGTGTAAAGTACACTTGTAAAAGTGGTTACACACTCAATGGGAcagcacatttgttttgtttggatgGTAGATTCACACCTGATCCTCCAACATGTGTTA GGGTTCAGTGTTTTGAACCCAATGTTGCTAATGCTGACTGGGCAGGTGGATCTCGACCTCCATATGGACACTTGTCTACTGTGACGTACCAGTGCAATCCTGGATACAAGATGAATGGAGAATCCACCCTGACATGTGGAATGAACAGTCAATGGTTACCAAGAATTCCAACATGTGAAA GGGTTCAGTGTTACGAACCCAGTGTTGCTAATGCTGAATGGGCGGGTGGATCTCGAGCTCCATATGGACACTTGTCTACTGTGACGTACCAGTGCAAACCTGGATACAAGATGAACGGAGAACCCACCCTGACATGTGGAATAAATAGTCAGTGGTTACCAAGTATTCCAACATGTGAAA AAGTCCTTACCACCACTACTGCCTCCACTACTACAACCACTTCTAACACTCCTCACAGCTCAAAGAAACCAACAG CCAGCACCCCTGCTGCCACTACCACTGCTAACACTCCTGTTACTCCAAAGACACCAACTAACACTCCTGTTACTCCAAAGACACCAACTAACACTCCTGTTACTCCAAAGACACCAACTAACACTCCTGTTACTCCAAAGACACCAACTAACACTCCTGTTACTCCAAAGACACCAACAG GTCCTGTGACCCCAACTCCTCCCACGG gcCGTGGAATTACCCACATTGTGGTgcccattgttgttgttttag TAATCTTAGGTGTTATTATCGCCACCTTCATCgtcatgaagaagaagagaaaagg CTCTCGGAGAggcaaaactgacaaaaagtcTACAAATGCCGAGGAGGATGTAGCACTCTCG TAA